The Panulirus ornatus isolate Po-2019 chromosome 32, ASM3632096v1, whole genome shotgun sequence genome includes a window with the following:
- the LOC139759214 gene encoding proliferation-associated protein 2G4 — MSDHEEEHTIAEDIVVTKYKMAGEIVNRVLKLIVAKCVPLASVRDICTEGDRLLEEETGKVFKKEKDMKKGIAFPVCASVNNCINHYSPLASEGDTVLQDGDLVKIDMGAHIDGFIAVVGHTVVVGASKESKVKGRQADVMLAAHNAAEAALRLVKPGNQNFAVTDTITKIAKVYKSKPVEGMLSFQLQQGRIDGEKTIIQNPTDAQRKEVEKQDFETHEVYGVDVIISTGEGQGKEAEARVTIFRKTEESYSLKLKASREFYSKVQKNHGTMPFNIRSFDDEKKARLGVTECVSHKLVDPYPVLWEKSGEFVAQFKFTVLLMPSGQHKITGLPFDTHMFESSYKIEDPELKQIIVASISNKNSKKKKKKAEKEAATAVKNED, encoded by the exons ATGAGTGATCATGAAGAAGAACACACTATTGCGGAGGACATCGTTGTCACCAAGTACAAAATGGCAGGCGAGATTGTTAACC GTGTGTTAAAGCTTATTGTAGCGAAGTGCGTTCCTCTGGCATCAGTGCGGGATATCTGTACTGAAGGAGATCGGTTATTGGAAGAGGAAACCGGCAAGGTTTTTAAGAAGGAGAAGGACATGAAGAAGGGCATTGCTTTTCCAGTCTGTGCTTCAGTTAACAATTGTATTAACCACTATTCACCACTTGCTTCAGAAGGTGACACAGTCCTTCAAGATGGTGATCTAGTCAAAATTGACATGGGAGCACACATTGACGGCTTCATTGCAGTGGTTGGACACACAGTTGTTGTTGGAGCATCAAAAGAAAGCAAG GTTAAAGGTCGTCAAGCAGATGTGATGCTTGCAGCTCACAATGCAGCTGAGGCAGCCTTACGCTTGGTCAAACCTGGTAACCAAAACTTTGCTGTTACTGATACTATCACGAAGATTGCAAAGGTTTACAAATCCAAACCAGTGGAAGGCATGTTGTCTTTCCAACTGCAGCAGGGTCGGATTGATGGAGAGAAGACTATCATTCAGAACCCAACAGACGCTCAGCGGAAGGAAGTTGAAAAACAAGACTTTGAGACACATGAAGTTTATGGTGTTGATGTCATCATTTCTActggagagggccag GGTAAGGAAGCAGAAGCACGTGTAACAATCTTCAGAAAAACAGAGGAAAGCTACAGTTTGAAACTGAAGGCCTCTCGAGAATTTTATAGCAAA GTCCAGAAGAATCACGGCACAATGCCCTTCAATATTAGGTCATTTGATGATGAGAAGAAAGCGCGACTTGGGGTAACAGAGTGTGTGTCACATAAGCTAGTGGACCCATATCCTGTCCTATGGGAAAAG AGTGGCGAGTTTGTTGCTCAGTTCAAGTTTACTGTCCTGTTAATGCCAAGTGGACAGCATAAGATCACAGGCCTACCATTTGACACTCATATGTTTGAATCAAGTTACAAGATTGAAGATCCAGAATTGAAG CAAATAATAGTTGCATCAATCAGCAACAAGAattctaagaagaagaagaagaaggcagaAAAAGAAGCAGCCACTGCAGTTAAGAATGAAGACTAG